GGCGTAGAGCTGCAGGAACTCGGCAGGATCCAGCAGGACTGGCAGCAAGCCAGTCAGCGGATGGCCGAGATGCAGAAGAGGCTCGGCAAGATCCAGGAAACGCTGGCGAAGGCGGTCGCGGTCGACCTGGCCGCCAGCCCGCTGGCCGGCATCGTCGGCTTCGGCATCGCCTTCGACGTGCTCCGGGACGCCAAGGACGTCGAGTCCCGCGCCCGGCACCTGATGGAGACCAAGGCCAAGCTCACCAAGGCGATCGCCGAGGACACCGAGAAGCTCAAGTCGGTGATCAAGTCGTACACCGAGGCGGACCGCAAGGTCGAGGACGACATGAAGGGCCAGGACAAGGCCCGTCCGAAGGACGACGGCGGATCCACCCGGATCAACGGCAAGGACAACGGCGGCGGGGGCGGCCAGTCCAAGCCCAAGGGCGGCGGCGGCGACGGTGGCGGGGACCACAGCAAGTACGGCGACCACAGCACCGACGACCGTGGTGTGAAGTACATCAACGGCGACAGCTGGGAGGACTGGAACGCCGGTGACCCGACCAGCAGGCGCCCGCACCCCAAGAACGGGCAGGGCCAGGGGGCCAAGGTCCGGCCGAACATGGACGGCCTGACGGACGAACGCCGGGAGATCCTGGAGCGCGCCATGAAGCGCGTGGACATGAAGCTCGGCTACAGCCAGGGCGCGATCACGGCCGGCTACCGGGTGGACTGCTCGGGCTTCGTCACGGCAGCCTGGGGCATCCCGCCGAACTCGGTGGGCGGTCTGAACACCGGGGGGCTGATGAGCCCGAGCGTCTCGGAGAAGATCAGCAAGAGCGATCTGCAGCCGGGCGACGCCCTGATCAACAGCGGGCACACCATCCTGTTCGGCGGATGGGCCAACGCGGAGCACACCAAGTACATCGCCATCGAGAACGCCAGCCAGGCCGGGACGGTCTCCCGGGTGGCCACGATGGACAACCAGTACGGCTTCTACCGCCGCAAGGACCTCTGAGCCGCCGGTCGGTCACCGCCACAGGGCGGTGACCGACCGGGGTCAGAGCAGGAAGAGCTTGGCAAAGGGTGCTGTGATCCGCACCTGCCGTGAGCCGAAGTCGACGAGCACCGCGAGCTCGCCCTCGACGGCGATGGCCCGGCCCAGGCCGTACTCGTCGTGGGAGACCCGATCGCCGACGGCGAACCGCTTGATCTGCGGCGTGGGCGCGGGGCGGAAGGGGCTGGTGGGGAGATGGCGCCGTGGCGCTGAATTCGTCATCCGTGTCAGTATGCGCCCAAATCCGGGCGGAGGGACCAGCCGCCAGGTAACGGATTTTCGGATTTTCTGGATCATGGAGTTTTCGCTGCCGCAGCAGGCCGGGCGCCGGTCCCCCGGGGAGGCCCCGCAGACTGGGCGTGTCGGATCCCCCCGCTGTGGCGCGAACCCTGCTACAGTCGTGGTAGTTGCAGTTGTGGTTCCCATGAACTTGTGTGCGCCTGCTGGTTGTAACGGCAGGCGCGTTTTTTGTTTCCCGGCTCTTTCCCCGGGCGGGCCCATCACGGCGACGCGGAGCTTGCGAAATGTGAGCTCTGGACAGTCCCCTGAAGGAGTTTTAAATGGCTAATGGCACCGTGAAGTGGTTCAACTCGGAAAAGGGCTTCGGCTTCATCGAGCAGGAGGGTGGCGGTCCTGACGTGTTCGCCCACTACTCGAACATCAACGCCAACGGCTTCCGTGAGCTGCTCGAGGGCCAGAAGGTCGAGTTCGACGTCACCCAGGGCCAGAAGGGCCCGCAGGCGGAGAACATTCGCCCGCTCTAAGTAAGACCCATGCCCGTACGGCCGCTCCGGCGGCCGGGGGCAGCATGTCGCAGCCCCCGAGTGCTTCACTCGGGGGCTGCACTGTTTGGGGCTGCACTGCTTTCTGACGCCTTGTTCGGTTGCCCGGCCGGCCGATGACGTGGAGAAGTGGTGGAGAACGAGAAATCCCCCGGTGAGTGAACTCACCGGGGGATTTCTCAGCAGTTGTGGCCAGGGCCGGGGTCGAACCGGCGACCTCCCGCTTTTCAGGCGGGCGCTCGTACCAACTGAGCTACCTGGCCGTACTGCACCGCCCCTTACGGGACGAGCGATCCTGACGGGACTTGAACCCGCGACCTCCACCTTGACAGGGTGGCGAGCTAACCAACTGCTCCACAGGACCTCGTGCGGAGCGCATCCGCCTCGGTGTCTTTCGACGCCGACTTTACTACGGTACTGCCGTGCCCCCAACGGGATTCGAACCCGTGCTACCGCCTTGAAAGGGCGACGTCCTGGGCCACTAGACGATGAGGGCTTGCGGCCCGCCCGGCTGACTTGCAGCGGTCGGGGACGTGAGAAGCATATGGGATGCCGGGCGGGAACGCCAAAACGGTTTCGGCCACCCGGAGCGGGGGCGGGCTCAGGACCAGCCGAGTTCGTGCAACTCGTGGTCGTCGAAGCCGAAGTGGTGGGCCACCTCGTGGATGACCGTGGTGCGGACCTCCTGGACCATCTCGTCGTAGGTCTCGCAGAAGCGGGTGGTCGGGCCCATGTAGATGATGATCCGGTCGGGCAGCACGCCGGCGTACCACTCGCCGCGCTCGGTGAGCGGGGTGCCCTCGTACAGGCCGAGCAGCTCCGGGGAGGACGGGTCGGGCTCGTCCTCCACGAAGATGGCGACGTTGTCCATCATGGCCGCCAGTTGCGGCGGGATCTGGTCCAGGGCATCGGAGACCAGCGTTTCGAACTCGTCCCGGGTCATGTCCACCGACTCATTGTCAGGTGTGAGGTGACGCCGTGCCAGATCATCGGCGCCTCGATTGCCGGTGATTCACTGGACCGGTGCTGATCGATCGGGTGAGTCTGCGGAGCGAGGGGCCGGTGCTGGCCGCGGTCGCGCTGGGCGGGGTGATCGGCGCCTGCGCGCGGTACGGGGTCGGACTGCTCCGGCCGCTCGGGCCGCTGGCCTTCCCGTGGAGCACGCTGCTGGTGAACGTGGCCGGCTGCGCCGCGATGGGTGTGCTGATGGTGCTGGTCACCGAGGTGCTGACGCCCCATCGGCTGGTCCGGCCGTTCCTCGGCACCGGGGTGCTGGGCGGGTTCACCACCTTCTCGACGTACGCGGTCGACGTGCACCGGCTGGTGACGGGTGGTGAGCCGGCCCGGGGGCTGGCCTACCTCGGCGGCACGCTGGTCACCGCGCTGGCGGCGGTCTGGGCCGGGAGCGCGGTCACCCGGCGGCTGGCGGTGCGCCGGTGAACTGGCTGCTGGTGGCCGCCGGGGCCGCGGTCGGCGCCCCGCTGCGCTATCTGACGGACCTGCTGCTGCGGGCCAGGTACGGCGCCGGGTTCCCCTGGGGCACCCTGGCGGTCAACGTGGGCGGGTCGCTGCTGCTCGGGGTGGTGGCCGGGGTCTGCTCGGCGCGCGGGCAGCTGCTGCTCGGCACCGGCCTGTGCGGGGCGCTGACCACGTACTCGACCTTCTCGTACGACCTGCTGCGGCTGACCGAGGGCGGGGGCGGGGGCGGTGCGCGGGGGCGGGCGGCGGGGTATCTGCTGGCCACGCTGGTGGCGGGGATCGGTGCGGCCTGGGTGGGGGCCGGGCTGGCGGGGGTGCTCTGACCGGGCGGTGCCGACCGGGCTGGTGCTGACCGGGTGTCAGGCCGGTTGGCGGGGGTGCGGCTTGCGGAGATCGGGGGCGGGCCGTGTCCTGTCGGGGCCGGTGCGCGTTGGTCACCACAGGTGGCCGGGCGCGGCTGGTGAGCAGGGGAGGTGCCCAGGTGGCGGTGGTACGGATGCGGACGGGGCGGCAGGTCGCGGGAGTGCTGGTGCTGGCCCTGGCGGGGGCCGGGCTGACGGGCTGCATGTCGGTCGGCGGCGGCTCCGCCGACACCTTGCCGAGCAACGCTCCGGCCGGTCGGAGCGGCACGCCGGGCAAGGCCGGGAGCGGGGCGCACGTGCCGGGGCGGGGCAGCAGCGGGCAGCGGGTGGAGC
This genomic interval from Kitasatospora gansuensis contains the following:
- a CDS encoding cold-shock protein; amino-acid sequence: MANGTVKWFNSEKGFGFIEQEGGGPDVFAHYSNINANGFRELLEGQKVEFDVTQGQKGPQAENIRPL
- a CDS encoding fluoride efflux transporter FluC codes for the protein MNWLLVAAGAAVGAPLRYLTDLLLRARYGAGFPWGTLAVNVGGSLLLGVVAGVCSARGQLLLGTGLCGALTTYSTFSYDLLRLTEGGGGGGARGRAAGYLLATLVAGIGAAWVGAGLAGVL
- a CDS encoding metallopeptidase family protein, which codes for MTRDEFETLVSDALDQIPPQLAAMMDNVAIFVEDEPDPSSPELLGLYEGTPLTERGEWYAGVLPDRIIIYMGPTTRFCETYDEMVQEVRTTVIHEVAHHFGFDDHELHELGWS
- the crcB gene encoding fluoride efflux transporter CrcB, with the translated sequence MLIDRVSLRSEGPVLAAVALGGVIGACARYGVGLLRPLGPLAFPWSTLLVNVAGCAAMGVLMVLVTEVLTPHRLVRPFLGTGVLGGFTTFSTYAVDVHRLVTGGEPARGLAYLGGTLVTALAAVWAGSAVTRRLAVRR